The genomic DNA GCTGCGAGGTCGAGAACGCCCTCTACGCGCATCCGGACGTGATCGACGCCGTGGTGCTGCCGGTGCCCCACCCGACGCTGGGCGAGGAGCCGGGCGCCATCGTGGTGCTGGCCGAGGGCGCCGAGACCGGCCCGGAGGCGATCCGCGCCTTCGCGGCCGAGCGGCTCGCGGCGTTCAAGGTGCCGGTGCGGATCGAGATCTGGGACGGGCTCCTGCCCCGCAACCCCGCCGGGAAGATCCTGCGGGCGCCCCTGCGGGCGGTGTTCGCGGCCGGTTCAGGTCAGAACGGCTCGCCCTCGTCGTCCGGGCGATAGACCCGCAGGGTGCGGCCGTCGGGGAACTGCACCGTCCGGCGGTGGACGACGACGTAGCCGGCGGCCTGGGCGCTGCTGAGGCGGTCGAGGCGGTCGTCGGTGTAGCCCGACGCGTAACCCGGCGCGTAGCCGTAGCCGTAGCCGTAGCCGTAGCCCGGCCCGTAATTGTAGGCCCGGTAGCGGGCGTAGCCTTCCGGGGGCGGCGGCGCGGCCGCGACGACCTGCGGGGCGCCCCGGACGGTCCGGGCCGGCGCGGCGGCGACGCGGGCGCGGCGCGCGGCGGCGACCCGCTTGGGCGCCGACGCCGCGCGGGCGGTCTTCCGCTCCGGCGCGCGCCGCGCGGCCACGGCCTTCCGCCGGGCGGGGGCCGCCCGGGTCTCGGTCGCGGCGGCGGGGGTCGCGGCCTGGGTCGAGGCGGACGGCGCCGGTGCGGCCGCCTTCGGGTCCGCGGCCGGCGCCTTCGGGGACGCGGCCTTGTGGGCCGGCGGGTCCGTCCAGGTCGTGGCGACGGATTCGGCGGAGGCGCCACCGATCCCCAGGACCAGCATGAGGGCGGCGAGGCTCGTTCGCGCACCGTGCGGCATGGCGCCCTCCTGTCATCGCGGGGTTTCGGACAGATCCGCGGGGCAGCGCAACAATAGATCGAACCGCCGCGCAGGGGAATCGCGTCGCTGCATTTCCACCAGGATCGCCGAAACACGTTTAATACGGATGACGGCCGGCGCCGGACGCGGACGGGCCGTCCGACGACCGGCGGCGGCGATACCAGCGATGGAACCCGCGACCGAGGCCCGCGACGAGCCCGCGGAACCCGCGGCGCCGCGCGCGGTTGCTCCGCCATGTCCGCCCCCGCCGATGCGTCCTCCGGTCACCCACCCGGCCTTCGGGTGAGCGTCGACCTCAACCTGTGCCAGGCCTACGCCCAGTGCTGCTACGCGGCGCCGCGGCACTTCCGCATCGAGGGGCACGAGGCCCTGTTCTACGATCCCGCCCCCGCCGCGCGGGACCGGGACGACATCGAGCGGGCGCGCGTCGCCTGCCCGGTCCAGGCGATCCGGGTCGAGGATCCGGAGCGGGGCGCCTGATGGCGTGGGAGTCCGGGCGTGTCCTGATCGTGGGCGCCGGCCTCGCGGCGCTGCGCGGGGCCGAGGCCCTGCGCGAAGCGGGCTTCTCCGGCCCGCTGACGATCGTCGGCGACGAGCCCCATTTTCCCTACGACAGGCCGCCGCTCTCGAAGCACGTCCTCACCGGCGCGATCCCGGCGGAGGCCACGACCCTGCCGGGAATCGGCGCCCTCGCGGCGGAGTGGCAGC from Methylobacterium radiotolerans JCM 2831 includes the following:
- a CDS encoding ferredoxin; the encoded protein is MSAPADASSGHPPGLRVSVDLNLCQAYAQCCYAAPRHFRIEGHEALFYDPAPAARDRDDIERARVACPVQAIRVEDPERGA